ATTTGGAAATAGAAATAGGATTGAAACTAAACTTAGGGACATAAAGCACATCATGAACAACAAAAGTAGGTGAAAATTGGACTATAAGGGTGTCCAAGAAAGGGATTATTTTTCAATAGCGAATCCTTTGTCCAAATATGCCGATTCAGTGATGCTGATTAGGCAACCTGTGTTGATTTGCGAAAACCTATCACAGGGTATTGCTTCTTCCTTGGAAACTCCTTAATTTTATGGAAGCCGAAGAAACATGATACTGTTTCACGTTCATCATTAGAGGCTGAATACTGAGCTCTTGCTTCAACCACATGTGGGATACAATGACTTATCTTCTCAGTGATCTTCATATCACTTGCTCTAGTCTAACTATTTTATATTGTCATAATCAAAGTGCTCTTCACATAACTGCTAATCCCATGTTTCATGAGTGAACTATACACCTAGACATTGATTGCCATATAGTCCGAGAGAAGGCTCAAATAGGATTAATGCATCTGCTCCCAGTCTCATTCTCCAACCAGCTAGCAGGCATTTTCACCAAGGCTCTCCCACATAAATTATTGATCATCAACTTATCCAAGCTAATATCTTCCTACCTTTAGGTTGTGGGGGGAGGGGGGCAGGTATAAGAAAAACAACCAAAGTTACAAGATCAAGCTACACATGATTAACATACTCAAGACCAAATTCAAGTTTCCAGAATAGTACTCTAGAACTTTTATGCGTTGTGTGAGCTGTATTAGATCATTGATATAGCTATCATAGAGCTGTCAtcaattgtttatttttgtctCACAGATAGATTCCATCTTATCCTTTTGATGAGCTATAATAATTCTAGGCTATATATCTCTCATTCCACACCAAGGATTGATCAATGAAGAAAAGAGAACTTTTTCATTATTACTATCTTTGTCATTTTTTCCCTTTATCCCAtacatattcattttaatatgcTTTACAAGGATTGACAACGACTTGTTTAGTTAcataactttttcattttaagaaaatatagcaTGTGTCTCTAAGTATATATACTCTACAGGAAATTAAAGgtatttttttccataaaagaTATTATCAGTGCATGCTCATTGTGATCTAAAATCCGACTATACAATTCGtaataaaacatttatattaattgatttCTAAATTAATGACGGTAAAACCctgattttaaatatattttttatatgaggtattttttatataaaaacagaGGAATAGTTCCTTCGAAGTCAGAGGAATAAAAATCCAAATAGTTAAGAGACTCCAGTGTAAAACCAGTGTAACAGAGATCCAAGTATCTAAGAGGAGTGCTCCGATTGAACTCTGGAAGTTCACCTTGGAGATACCTATTGAAAGACAGATCAAGCTTTTGAAGATTGGGTAAACAGAGTATGTTATTTGCTAACTTCCCTTGCAATCCTGTTTGTTGAAGACTAAGAGAGACCAAAGAGGATGAGAAATTCACTAACAAAGATAGAGAGCTCGGTTTAATGGAAGACATATCTAGGCCATCAAGAGTGAGCTCCCTTATATCAGTTGCATTTACAATGACATTTTCCAGGGTTGCTGCTTCAATTCTCATTCCAAGAAATGAGAGATCAAGCGACACTAATTTTGAGAGGTGAGAGATTTTAGAAGGAATAACACCACTAAATGCAGAGGCAGATAGATTTAGATGAGTAAGAGCCACATGATCACCAAAGCCGTTAGGCATTGGAGAATTGGAAAAATAATTGAAGGCAAGGTTGAGTTTTTGAAGATGAATGAGTTTGAAGAGAGTGGTGTTGGGATGAAATTCACCTTGAAGGCAACTGCAGCTAAGGTCTATGCCAATTACGTGACCTGACTTGGTGTCACAACTCACCCCTTCCCACAGGCAGCAATTCGTACCATTTTCCCATGATTCTGTCTTTGGATGACAAGACTCACACCAAGGATTAGAGAGAGAAGAGCTATCGAGAGTAAATGAGCTCTTGAAGCTAAGCAAGACGGAGGCGTCATCGTAGTTGCAAAATGGCATGAATGAAGACGTTTGTGAAGGAAAATGAGAAAGCAAGAAACTCAGgacaagaaaaggaaaccacCCCATGCTTTTATGAATTGTTTTGCTCAACAGATTTAAAGATACTCTGCTTTTCAGGAGTTCTAACAcgaaaagtataaaaagtatgGAATGTAAGCAATGGATGACGTTAATGGCTTCAGAATCAGAAATATATGGGTCCCATATTATTGAAATTGATCATGCGCAACAAAATTTGCCGTGTGGAACGCGGGTCCATGTATGAATTATAAAGCTCTTGACGCTGATACTATATATATGACCATTTTGatagaaattataaaacaaaatgaagagataaaaactaaaaactgaaAGATCAATCACACATGCATGACTTGTAAGACCTGACAATAGTATAGTTGTTTTATATTCAGGCTTGTTGCTT
The genomic region above belongs to Glycine max cultivar Williams 82 chromosome 14, Glycine_max_v4.0, whole genome shotgun sequence and contains:
- the LOC100792026 gene encoding receptor-like protein 35; this encodes MGWFPFLVLSFLLSHFPSQTSSFMPFCNYDDASVLLSFKSSFTLDSSSLSNPWCESCHPKTESWENGTNCCLWEGVSCDTKSGHVIGIDLSCSCLQGNKLLEDDWLG